Part of the Sorghum bicolor cultivar BTx623 chromosome 1, Sorghum_bicolor_NCBIv3, whole genome shotgun sequence genome, AATATTTCCTCAATCATTGAAGCTGCGCGGTCAACTGCCTTAATGCGCTCAGCAGTATCTTTCAACTAGAGAGAGGCCAAATGCATATTATTATGTTATCAATACTATAAGGAATGTCTATACaggattaaatatagactagaaAAAAATTGCTGCATGCTGCTACTTATCACAATGGCCTTGGCATTGATATCATGCAATTTTTTGTTATAATATGGATGGATGATTCAAAATTAAAACATTAAAGAGGAATATCATCACAACTAGATTGCATTACGCCTAACAAGCAGATATGTTAAATCCCAGTTCCCACAAAAATCAAAACTAGTGTATGACCTACTATATGTAATGGCACAATCACTGTTTTACAACATTTATagtgtgtttggtttgaggagTGAGTTAGCTCATCATCTTCTCACTCCTCacttttttgtttggtttgtggaatggaatgggttgatccatcatcacctcattgctCAACGCTCACAAGCTAATAATTAGTACTAGTATGAGGATTGAGGAGTGGAGTCATTCTACCCAATTTGAGGAATGGACTCATGATGCACCACCCCATCTAGAATGGAGTGATTCCTCAAACCAAGCACCCTACTAGGAAACTTCAGTCATGGGTTGAGATCTTTAAGAACTTCAAAGGTAGTTTTAAAATTCATACTCCTAAGGTCCTTAGTTCCCAGTTTAACGCCCTTATAAGCAGTAGCAGTTAAACAATCAATAGTCAACTCAAGGCAGACATGACAGTTCTGTAACTTTACATGGTGACAACTCAGTAAGTTGTATTTGACATAGTattaaaaacaaacaaaaaaaacaataaGATAATTGGCATCATCATAGTTAAAAACAAGAAAGGACGAGATGGAAAACACAACGAGATCTTCCAGTAACAGTTAATGCATGCAGACAGCCATAAAATGGTCCATTATATAGTTATACAGCTGATTCAATAACTGTTGCAGTGCAGAAATTTCAGGTATATATCACCAAAGTTATTATGGTCAGAATAAAATGAAGGGAAACGGAATTCAACAGAAAGAATAATATTTACCTGAGATCCAGCAGAGATATGTAGATAGAGTGGCTTCTCACCATCAGGATGTTCATTTGGAGGGTGATATTTTCCCCTTACAAGGTAAAACAAGTAGTCTCAGGAATGGACCGTCAAAACCAAGAGGGCATGTCAGATTTTACCTAGTAATGATGACAGTGTTTGTGCATCTCTGAATCTGTTAAGTATCAGGAACATTATAAGTACCTTATTTGACCATAACATATGCGAATACAATGTCTTAGAAGGAACAGAGTTCACCGGTAACCTAGACTTGTCTGGTAAGAATTTACCTCTTCTTGTGTTTGTCGTTTTGTAAGCTTATATCGCACAGATGGATCTGCGTCGTTTATAACAATCTCGCGTGCAATGACCTCATCTGGTAGTTTTGCCTAATAGTacataagtagtgacatagatgCACTCAGATAGCCCTAGATTATAATTGTCCACATAGTACCTCTCAGAGCTTAAAAAAACAGTATTGTATGAAACTAAATCACACCTGACTCAATTTCTGaactgcagcagcagcactcGGGAGCACCGATGGCGCAATATGGGGCGGCAACGAATGTGGAACAGGGACTACACTTGGCAATGTAGCAGCTCCATATGCCGTGACGCCGGGCAGTGCAGCGCCAGGAAGAGCACAGAAATTCATCACAGGCATCCCCGCCACGGCAGCAGCCTTCATCGCCGCGGAGACCAAGTCCTCCGCGGGCTGATCCCACTTCCTCTTCTTCCTAAAGAAGAAGCGCAGATGTTTCAGCGGCTCGGCATCCCCAACCCCCGTCTCAACCGCGAGGGCGGCGGGCAGAGCACTAGGTTTCGCAAATCGATGACCGTGACGGAtaggagagcgagggagggaaGGAGGGGGGCTGGGTACCTTTCAGGTCTTCGCCTGCCTGCGGCGGCGGGCTCATCGGCGACCTTGTGCGCTCGGTCCTCCGTCATGGGTGCTCGCCGACGGGTGGGCTCGCGGATGAATCAGGGGAAGGAGACGGGCACAGCCGTCAGCCGGGGTGGGAGGCTAGGGCGATGAGCCGGTGAGCGGTGACGGTGAGGCCTGGCCGCCTGGATGCGTTGCCCCCTGCCCGCGTagccgtgtgtgtgtgtgtggggggtgtttctttttttttctttctttttccagCTCCAAAGTCACAGAGCATGTGAAGATAATAATAACATTTCAGAAATCCAGTTTTCAGTCTTGAGTTTATAGCCTGTTTACTACTCCCTTTCATATGAAATTGTTgtacgtcttataatttagaagaaAAATAGTTTTTTAATCTTACTTATTATTGATTTCCTAATTTGCAATCCACGTCTCCAATTCAAATGAGCTTCATATCTACACATAATCGTTTTAAAAACATTCAGAGTCAGAAGAATATATGGGTCTTTAATTTTTCTAAGTCTCCATGTAACCCCTAatagtgtgtttgattgatattTAAAATTGCGCCTCTATGCTCATTAGTCATTAGTCCCTTTGCCGGTGAACCTCCGTTGCGCTAGCACTTAGGCTGAAGCAAAGACGCGACCAAGCATGAGGATGATGTATCATAGGTGCAATGGCGATAGTATCGATGCGGAAAGAACCAAGGCACAAGGGGCGAAGCCTCTGTGTGTGACCGACCATGATGTCATACTCACCCTCCTCTTCCACATGATGGTCGATGTGATGGTTAGTGTGGAGTGCTTGCGTGGTGCGCTCCAGACAAGGAGCTCGATGTGGTGCTCAACGGGGAACGAGAGGTAGGAGGTGCGACACATGTGAACCAAGGGGGAGGTGAGACAAGCGCTAACCAATCCAAGTGCATTTTCAAAGACTAGGGGGTTGCATTGATAGAACCAAGCTATATCATTGCTAAACAAGTAAACAACTATATGTTTCTAAGGACAGTTAGAATGCAGAAAAGAGACAGTTCCAAGACTTTTTTGGCGATTTTATACACAATGAAATGTTCTAAAGGCACTGTCAACCCATAAATTGATATATTCACTattttctaattataggttGTTTTGGTTTTTCTAGGTACACAACTTTTGTTATGAATCGAAACATATAGGGGGTGTTtaggactgctctgctccacgtttttcagctccgctccacgttttttagccaaacaatTTCAGTTCCACGCACTTAGTTCGAGAAAAaatggtggagttgtgagaACACCTAAAGAGATACTCCacgaactccagttttttgtggagctgcttcatggtggagtttgtggagcagagttcgtggagcagtgcCAAATACCCCTATAGTATGTCTAtaggtgcatagcaaaagctacaCCTGGACCAAAACGACCTATAATTTTGGACATAAGGTGGCAGTTGCTATAATTGCTAAATTAAGTAGAGACTAGAAATAAAAGTCATATTTTCCAGTGGatggtttcttttttttctaatcATGTATCTTCTTTCTCCATCTACTTATTATATCTCTTCGTATCTTAGTTTCAATGTAAACATAGTCTCTTATCTAAGAAGCTATACTATGTCACTATTTTGCTTAATCGACATCTAATTAATGAACATATAAACTATCTATTTTAGAGTTGTGAGTACTCTAAGGAAGTCTAAGCCAAGAAAGCTTAGGACTCAACCTCAAGCTGAAGACTCGGACTTAGGTAATAAAAAGATTGTAACCATTGCTCATTGCTGGAGGCATAGAGAGGAGGGGGTGATGTCCAATAAAGAGGGGTTAAGGCAATTTCGTAGAAAAGAGATGAGGTGGTAGAATAGGAGTCAGATTTGACCAGCAAATATAGAAGAATAGTTTAAATGTGGAAGATTAGTATAGGGGTTATTTAGATCCGTTCATTCGGAGGAATTGAAATCTACTTAATAAATTAGACTATTtggtttgaattttgaaattccACCACTTTCTAAAATTTACGTATAAACCTATCTCAAATTCATAAAGTGAGAGATGAAAAATTATTCTATAGATCATTATTCTATGTTTCTACTTTGCAACTTATAACACTCTCTTTAGCTTGCTCCCCTATGGTAGAAATGCAacatataaatatttttctcgTATAGCCAACAATAATATACAAATACAATCCATATACAACATGTTAGCTTACTTAATGTGTCTAAATTATGATTATTAAAATAAATTCAATTCCAAGAATCCAACTCACTTCTTCAAAGGTATTCATAAGTGTAATGTGCTTACATGTATTATAGGTGTGAGTGTACACTCGTATGTGAGTATCTACGTCTATAGCTGGATCTTGAAAAAAACAGAGTCTAAGAGAATAAGGTTTAGGAAATATTTGAAATGTAGAATTTTTACGGAAACTGCGTGGAAGTATTACGGGAAtcaatttaatttaatttagaaAATGCAACAACATAGAAAAATTAGACTACGGAATGTCATAAGATGACAGGCACATGCTTTGTAACAAGCTCCCACCGTGGATTTGTACGGCAAGAACAGTTTGTGTTAGCATCATGTCACAATCTCGTAAGATGGAGAAGGTAGATCTAGTAATCGAAATCCAATTGCCGAGTGTGATTTGTCCTAATAATCGAAATCCAATTCCTGAGTGTGATCTGTCAAAAATCCAATTGCCGAATGTGGCAATTGCCTCGGGGATTGTACGTGAAGATCCCAGTGAAGAGCAGCAGTCGAAAAGTGAAAGACTGAATAGATATTCTATGCTCTAGCATATAGcatcaaaaataaaaataaattctcGAACTGGAAAATTGATGGAAGTTCAGATCGAACAAATGTCATTAATGACGCATTATATATCGTTATATCGCTCAATTTGGCAGGCATTAGTCACCCCATCAATACAACATGAACTTGCTAATCATGTGCAAAAATACATATATTGATCATCATCATTTATGAAAACCGGCCATTCACCATAGCTGTTTAACATTCTTTCTGCAATGTGCCAAGGGCGCATGGCACCATCATTGTCGTTGGCCTAATTATTGCAACAAAGCATGAGTACGTTTCTCAAGGAAAAGTGAAATAGAAAGGGTTGAAACTGAGCCTCAGAAGAAAAGCAGCTTCATGGGAGAGGAACACAAACGGGAAAAGTCCAGTCTCTATCCTTCAAGGGCCGATGCACCAGATATAATTTCAATAAGCTCTGTAGTGATGGATGCTTGGCGTGTCCTGAATATAGAAAATAAGGTATCAGTATCTTCTAAAATCCTGCTTTGTGTTTTGTTATTGCTAATGCATGCATTTCATGTGGTCAAGTAGCTTCACAATATGCTGAAATAAAAAGGTGCTAGTTGTTAAAACAAACCTGTTGTAAGTGAGAGTTAGACGATCAAGCATATCGCCAGCATTTCTGCTGGAGCTGTCCATGGCAGACATACGGGCTCCAAGCTCACTGCATGCATTCTCTAGGGCACCATTGTACAGAACCTGCAGTAAGCCAGGCATTGCAATATATATTACAATAAGGGAGACAGAATGATCTAGTCTTAAACCCAGAAATAAATTCATGGAAATGTTACACATTTTTCTGTATATTTATACAACACAAACTGCTAAAGCAATCATAAATTTGTTGCTTTGAACGATAAGCATAGTAAGTTCTCCCCAGATAATAGATAGAGCTACATGTAGCTCCTTAATGATCACAAAAGACTTACACAAGAAAACTGGAACTCAGCTAGATTCTGCAATATCTCTGATTTTGTCTCGCCGCCTTCAATCTCATAAGAATCTAGGTCACCCATCTTCCCACCAGCTTCTGATTCTTTTTCTGCAACCTGCTCAAGGAAAGAGCAGTAAACAATGAACAAAATAATATGATGCTTTTGATGGTCTCTAGTGATTAGAGCACTAGTTCACAAGCCTTAAGGGTTTCTTACCTCAGGGGACAGTATTGTTACCATTGTGGGCTTAAATGATATAACAGAATGGAACTTGTTGAAAATAACCCTCAGAGCATCATATTCCACATTTTTCAATATGTCATCGGCCAGCACAGCAATCTGAAATTCATTGAATTGAAAGCATTAAATTTCAGAGCAACAAAGgaaattatatttataaaaaaggTACTAATGTGAATGTATTCCTAAATTTCATCACAAAAACAATATATTCCCAACATCTAAGGAAGCTAGAGTTAGAACCCAACAACATGACAAGACAAGTGCTACCCCAAAAAAAGATTAGAAGCATACAAGTGGTCAACTTTTCCTAGCATTAGTGTATCATATACTCAATAGTTTGATGTCACAAAGACTCAGCTGTTTTACAAAGTGGATGATTAATTTTTAACTCAATTCACAGCTCTTTTACGTGAGCACCTGCAAACAATAAAATAGGTAAAGGAATGATCAGTAGCTGAACCAGTCATCCATAAGTTGTCTGGTCATTTGTGTCCATGACTGTTACAGCAGACAATTTCATTTGggcctagaagagtccagaactgCACTGAGTAAGTTAACCAGTAACTATACTAGACATCCTTTTCTTGGCATCAAGATTAATACTGTCGCAAATTAGTCAAGGAATTCAATAGCCCAGAGAACAAACACCATAGCATGATTTTACTAAAACAATCAAGAATTAAGAAAACAAACAGAtgcaaatcttttttttttgaactaaaacaGATCAAAATCTTGATCTGTAAACTAATAAAAACAGACCTGTGTATAGTTGATAGGATTCTTCTGTAGTTCAGTTACAGTCATTTCAATGCTGTTCCTTGAGTCACGAACCAGCTGAACTTTTCCCTTTTCTCCTAATATAACAAACTTGCTTTCTTTTTCTGGACCtgtaagcaggaacataagcATTAAATTCACATATTTAGAACAATATATAAGGATTATATTCATGTCAACCAAGTGAATAAACTACCAGATGTCAACTTGTGAAGGGCCCTGCTAACTTTCACCGATGTTGAATTAATACCACCACAGAGTCCCTTATCAGAGGTAATGGCCACAATCACATTCTTCTTGACATCAACGCCTGTCGAGTCAAAGCAGAAAAGTTGAAGATCAACATGAGAAAACCGCACATGACCAAAAAGTTCAAAAGAATACTACAAGCAAAGGCCATCTGTGTGACACATGTGCACTACAATTTTTTTTCCTTGAAGTGGAAATTTGCTCGCAAGAAGAAATCTTCATCGCATAAACACGAAAAGGATATACTAGTATATATGCTGATTTTGATGAGACATTATATCTCCAGAAGTATTACACAGTATCTTTTATAGTTTCTAATAAAAGCATACAAGAAACATGGTACTGGGTTCAAGTTACTTATGAGGCTACGGACGCTAATGTCTCAACTGATCAACTGAAAATATACTTCCAAGTACATATTGCAGGAAAGATGCCCCTTACAGGTAGGGAAAAAACTTGTTAAAGAAGCATAGCTTGAACATTTCATGATACTGCTAGTGAACCCTAGAATGACCAACCTCAATTGAATAAATCTAACTTAAATCTTACAGTATGTTACTGAACATTATGGGTGACAGATCAAATCAAACCATGCTAAAGAAGCGTAACATCATACGAAATATACATAGAAGGACAGAACAGATGAAAGTAACTAGACAGGAGGCTAATCCAGTGGCTTTCgaaacaccatatatatacatactagGAGCATCCCCAAGAAGGGCGGTGAAAGGCTCCCACAGGCCACGTGAATTTTCAGTCCTCGTCTGAACAGCACGAAGCTTTGATGCTGCAACCATCTTCATAGCCTTTGTGATCTTCTGGATGTTCTTGACACTCTTCATCCGGTTCCTCACTGCAGATATAACAGAAAAATAATAGTATTAGGAACCTTTTCCAATTCATATAAGTGAGTGAAGCAACCAGACGCAAGAGCCCTTACCAACTTGAGTTGAAATAGACCGTGCACCAAGTGGAGCCATCTCCCTGTTAATGTAGTGTGCAGTCAGCACAAACCCATATAGACTAAAAGTTCTATATGAACAAAGAAATGATATGGCTGCTTGATATTGTTAGCATTTCAACAAATACACACAGTTATAGAGATGTGTTATAGTGAGAGAAAAAAATCATTCCACGCATAAGATTTCCAGTTCCTGAGTGCATGTTAAATATATGCATACACCGCCACTAAATCAACGGAATCTTATATCAGGGAAAAAATAACGATAGGGTACACATGAAATGCGATGCGATGCCTTTGGTCTATATACGAATCTTAGTTGCGGGGCTTGCGCAGGTCACCTATAGACAAATCAAACGCTGCCATACTGTACCCCCCAAGATGTACGAAACAAACCCCGTGCCCCCCTCCCGAATCCTAGATCGAgcagagagatctgagagtgaGGGAAGCTCATAGCCTTACGGTTGCGAGATGGCGGAGGATCGCGTCACCGCAGCGGAAGCGGCCGCCGGAGACGGGTTGGGGACGGTGGGGGAGAGGAGGATGCGCCTCCCCTCGCGTCGCA contains:
- the LOC8085308 gene encoding ATP synthase subunit gamma, mitochondrial, whose protein sequence is MAMAALRREGRRILLSPTVPNPSPAAASAAVTRSSAISQPEMAPLGARSISTQVVRNRMKSVKNIQKITKAMKMVAASKLRAVQTRTENSRGLWEPFTALLGDAPSVDVKKNVIVAITSDKGLCGGINSTSVKVSRALHKLTSGPEKESKFVILGEKGKVQLVRDSRNSIEMTVTELQKNPINYTQIAVLADDILKNVEYDALRVIFNKFHSVISFKPTMVTILSPEVAEKESEAGGKMGDLDSYEIEGGETKSEILQNLAEFQFSCVLYNGALENACSELGARMSAMDSSSRNAGDMLDRLTLTYNRTRQASITTELIEIISGASALEG